One window of Spirulina subsalsa PCC 9445 genomic DNA carries:
- a CDS encoding DUF29 domain-containing protein, with translation MGQILYEQDYYSWAFNQANLLREGRFEQLDVAHLVEELEDLGNRHYDQLETRLMQLMAHLLNKKSDALPHARWESFIE, from the coding sequence ATGGGGCAAATTCTTTATGAGCAGGATTATTATAGCTGGGCATTCAATCAAGCCAATTTACTCCGCGAGGGACGCTTTGAGCAGTTGGATGTTGCCCATTTGGTTGAGGAGTTAGAGGATTTGGGCAATCGACATTACGACCAATTAGAGACACGGTTGATGCAGTTAATGGCTCACCTCTTGAACAAAAAGAGCGACGCACTCCCCCACGCCAGGTGGGAGAGCTTCATAGAATGA
- a CDS encoding RNA-guided endonuclease InsQ/TnpB family protein — protein MIVLEFKARVKPAQATAIDDAIRTAQFVRNKAVRHWMDNRGVGKYDLSQLCKVLAEEFPFAKKLNSMARQAAAERAWSSISRFYNNCKKKVKPAGFPRFKKHSRSVEYKTSGWKLLEPKRIKFTDGFGIGELRLIGTYDLARYDESLIKRVRLVRRADGYYVQFCIQVDVQVQSEPSQKTLGLDLGLRYFIAASDGSVVEAPQFYRKSERRLNRANRQKSRKYRKGAKPQSRNYHKARNRYARKHLRVSRQRNEWVKRIAYCVIQSNDLVAYEDLNVKGLVRNRHLAKSISDAGWSTFRRWLEYFGRKYGKVTVAVPPHYTSQNCSNCGKRVQKALSVRTHHCPHCGYEADRDVNAAINILRLGLTTVGHTGSYTLGEIGPLAGLEQSCSVKSGR, from the coding sequence ATGATTGTACTTGAGTTCAAAGCACGGGTAAAGCCTGCCCAGGCTACCGCTATAGACGACGCTATACGGACGGCTCAGTTTGTCCGTAACAAAGCTGTGCGCCATTGGATGGACAACCGGGGAGTGGGTAAATACGACCTTAGCCAACTCTGCAAAGTGTTGGCTGAGGAGTTTCCCTTTGCCAAAAAGCTCAATTCCATGGCTCGTCAAGCAGCAGCAGAACGAGCTTGGAGTTCAATCAGTCGGTTCTACAACAACTGCAAAAAGAAAGTCAAGCCCGCAGGATTCCCCAGATTCAAGAAGCATTCCCGCTCGGTGGAGTACAAAACCTCTGGGTGGAAGTTGCTTGAACCGAAGCGCATCAAGTTTACCGATGGCTTCGGAATTGGGGAATTGCGGTTGATTGGAACCTACGATCTGGCACGCTATGACGAATCCCTAATTAAGCGAGTTCGCTTAGTCCGTCGTGCCGATGGCTACTACGTTCAGTTCTGCATCCAGGTTGATGTTCAGGTGCAGAGTGAGCCGAGTCAAAAAACCCTGGGCCTTGACCTAGGGTTACGGTATTTTATCGCTGCCAGTGATGGCAGTGTGGTGGAAGCACCACAGTTCTATCGTAAGTCTGAAAGGCGGTTGAACAGAGCCAATCGGCAGAAGTCCAGAAAGTACCGCAAGGGGGCAAAACCCCAGTCGAGGAACTATCACAAGGCTAGGAATCGATACGCCCGGAAGCATTTAAGGGTAAGTAGGCAGCGTAATGAGTGGGTGAAGAGAATCGCCTACTGCGTCATCCAATCTAACGATTTGGTCGCTTACGAAGATTTGAATGTAAAAGGGTTGGTTCGCAATCGGCATCTGGCTAAGTCGATTAGTGATGCAGGATGGTCAACGTTTCGCCGTTGGTTGGAGTATTTTGGCAGGAAGTACGGGAAGGTAACGGTGGCCGTTCCTCCCCACTATACGAGCCAAAATTGCTCAAACTGCGGTAAACGAGTCCAGAAGGCACTCTCAGTCAGAACTCATCACTGTCCCCATTGCGGCTATGAGGCTGACCGAGATGTGAATGCTGCCATCAACATCCTGCGCCTGGGACTAACTACCGTGGGGCACACGGGAAGTTATACGCTTGGGGAGATTGGGCCTCTGGCTGGGTTGGAGCAATCCTGCTCAGTTAAGTCTGGTCGATGA